The proteins below come from a single Necator americanus strain Aroian chromosome V, whole genome shotgun sequence genomic window:
- a CDS encoding hypothetical protein (NECATOR_CHRV.G19877.T2): MLGRVLPSLASTSCLRCVTVSMANLSTSVGGVPSSTDVNPAICSRQLPKMTKSPFVEVPQAWVSSFDAIEDRKLGIVDLHPDIFRVPPRLDILHRNITWQSVYRNVQLTKQLTRAEMPGGGRKPWPQKKTGRAHVGSIRSPQFIHGGFANGVRGPRTWFYILPDAVRIKGLCVALTLKHAQNCLQIVDRLDQFPAEADAQYLHDLADHRNWGYSVLFVNDTDEITGGLATALKQIPSFTAMPVYGLNCFSLMKYETIVLSRSALDLLEERLLRQLHRAGPLNKKYRYMDYKERILNESEGEDDPEQPPIV; encoded by the exons ATGCTGGGGAGGGTGCTGCCATCGTTAGCGTCCACCTCCTGTTTGCGATGCGTAACAGTCAGTATGGCAAATCTTTCAACGAGTGTTGGAGGTGTTCCAAGTTCTACAGATGTGAATCCAGCAATTTGTTCAAGACAACTTCCCAAGATGACGAAAAGTCCGTTTGTGGAAGTACCACAG GCATGGGTGTCTTCTTTTGATGCCATTGAAGATAGGAAGTTAGGTATAGTAGATCTGCATCCCGACATTTTTCGCGTTCCTCCTCGGCTTGATATCTTGCATAG aaatataaCGTGGCAGTCTGTTTATCGTAATGTTCAGCTTACGAAACAACTTACTCGGGCTGAAATGCCGGGAGGag gTCGAAAACCCTGGCCTCAAAAGAAAACTGGGCGTGCGCATGTTGGGTCTATACGCTCACCACAGTTTATTCACGGAGGTTTTGCAAACGGAGTACGTGGCCCGCGGACATGGTTTTACATTCTTCCCGACGCAGTCAGAATTAAGG GTCTGTGTGTGGCATTAACTTTGAAACACGCTCAAAACTGCCTCCAAATAGTCGACAGACTAGACCAGTTCCCTGCTGAAGCTGATGCCCAATATCTCCATGACTTAGCGGACCATCGTAATTGGGGATACTCCGTACTTTTTGTGAATGACACCGATGAG ATCACTGGTGGGCTAGCGACTGCTCTCAAACAAATTCCATCATTCACAGCTATGCCAGTTTATGGACTGAATTGTTTCTCTCTTATGAAATACGAAACTATAGTGTTATCTCGAAGCGCCTTAGATTTGTTAGAAGAGCGCTTACTGAGGCAACTTCATAGAGCTGGAccattgaataaaaaatacag GTATATGGACTACAAAGAAAGAATACTCAACGAGAGTGAAGGAGAAGATGATCCTGAGCAGCCTCCCATTGTTTGA